In Zalophus californianus isolate mZalCal1 chromosome 16, mZalCal1.pri.v2, whole genome shotgun sequence, the sequence CCCTTACTGCCTTGACCACATTTACCAACTGCCCTTCAAACCATCACTCCTTTCAACATCCTTTGGAGCGGCTGCTGCTGTTTTCTGAATCTGGAAGTTtggggcgcccccccccccccccccggggaaaCTGTGGTGCCCAGCGCGTAGCCCCTTAATCTGTGTGTCGCTGGTGGTTGGGAAAACAGACACATGGCTGGACAGATGGCTGTCTCTGGCTGAGGCCAATGGCAGCTGTCCTACCTCACCTCTCGCCTGTAGTACTTGACCGCCAAGTTGGGCCTCATGACTCCGGACACAGGGGTGGAGCCTGGATTGGGCACTGTGGGTAGGGATTGACAAAAGTGACCACTTAGAGCCCTGAGCCTCAGCTCTTGGACGCCTGGCTGCAAGTAGGCAGTCCTGCTTCCTGTGACCTTGGGGCTTGAACAGGACAGGGCCCAGGGGGCCCAGTGCACTACCTCCTTCCCCAAGCCTTTTTCTCTTAATTGCTCCTCTGTAGCTTCTTCCCCGCCCTCTCCTGCCCTAAACTGCTTCCTGGGCCGGAACTGTTTGGCTTTTTCCTGCCCCGGTTAGGGTTGGAGGGGGCGGGCGTTGTCGCAGCCCTTAACTTTCTGGGAGCATGGAGCCCGGGAAGGCGGTGCCTGGGGCGCACAGCAGCGGGCCTCGGGTGGCCGCGGGGTCAGGGACGGCCGCGGAGCTCGTGTACCATCTAGCGGGGGCCCTGGGCGCGGAGCTGAAGGAGCTGGCGCGCCGCTTCGGGCCGGAGGCGGCGGCCAGGCTAGTGCCACTCGTGGTGCGGACGCTGGAGCTCCTGGAAAGGGCTGCCGTGGGGCCGGACCCAGACTCAGTGAGTCACCGCGCTTCCCCCTGGCCACCCGCAGGGCTGGTGGGAGCCTCGCCTTCACAGCCTGGCCTCCCCAGCTGCAGGTGTCAGCGCAGCAGGCCGAAGTGGAGCTGCGGCGGCTGCGGGAGGAGAACGAGCGCCTCCGCAGAGAGCTGCGCTCTGGGCCACAGGGTGAGTGCGGGCACCGCCAAGGGGCGGCGGGGTGGGCCGGCTCGGGGCCTCCTCCCCAGGTCGCTGCTAAGAACGCCCCTTCCTCAGAGGAGCGCGCTCTCCTGAGGCAGCTCAAGGAGGTGACCGACCGCCAGCGGGACGAGCTCCGCGCGCACAACCGAGACCTGCTGCAGCGCAGCCAGGAGACCGAGGCGgtgagggcggggcggggcggggcgatGGGCGTGAGGCGGGGGCTCCCCTCCACCCAGCGACGCCCCGCCTACCTGCCCTTTTGGTCCTCCCCCAGCTGCAGGAGCAGCTGCAGCGCCTCCTACTGGTGAATGCAGAGCTGCGGCACAAGCTGGCCGCCGTACAAACCCAGCTGCGCGCCGTGAGGGACCGCGAGAGCGAGCGGCAACTACAGCGCCAGGGGGTCGTGGAGCTGGCGCGGGACCAGGCCGGGGCGGCCGGGTACGAGCAGAGGCAGGAGCCCGAGCGGGCCACCGCCGACGCAGGAGCCCCGGGGACCCCTGAGGACCCGGTGAGTGCCCAGCACAGTACTCACAGGTCTGGTACTTGGTGGGCACTCGGGAAGGGTGCTGCGTAGCAGGTCCACCGGTAAGGTGGAAGGTGGCACACGGTTGCGCGGCGCCGGCCGGCCCCTGCTCCCATGCCCAGCCAGAGCACTGGGCTGTCATCTGTCACAGCGCCCTCGCCTCCCAAGTCTCCCTGCCCGTCACTTGCTCTAGTAGTCCTGTGGTGGCCCCCGGGGCAGGGGAGCGCCGGTAGAGGCATCCCTCTGACCGAGCCTGTCCTCCCGCAGGCGGGTGCCCTGCAGCAGCCAGGGTGCCCCTCCAAGGCAGGACAGTGCAGCTTCAGTCGAGAGGAGCTTGAGCAGATCCTTCAGGAGCGGAATGAGCTCAAAGCCAACGTGTTCCTGCTGAAGGAGGAGTTGGCCTACTTCCAGCGGTGAGGGcggtgggcaggggctgggaagcTCAGGGGCTCCTCTCACACATGTCTGGGGGCCTCACGTCACCAGCTTCATTCTTTGGTTCACTGATCTATCCACAGTgacatgtgccaggcactgtgctggacacTGGGAGGACATGAATCACACAGCCCCTGCCTTCCTAGAACTTCTTCCAAATGGGGGAGGAGGTAGTACAAAAAGTCACAGCAGCGGTCAAAGACAGATTCCTAGGAGGGGGCAACACCTAAGCTAATCTGAGGGGTGTTAGCAAGGCAGAGTGTTTCAAACAAAGGGAACAGCATGCACAGGTACTTGGTATGAGACCGACTGTTGGCTTTCCCACTGCTTACTCTGcccttttccctcctctgtaGGGAGCTGCTCACAGACCACCGGGTCCCTGGGCTTTTGGTTGAGGCCATGAAGGTGGCTGTCAAGAAGCAGCGGAAGAAGATCAAGGCCAAGATGCTAGGGACCCCAGAGGAAGCAGAAAGCAGGTAAGTCCCTGCCTCCATTCCCACTGAGCCGGCCCTCCCTTGCTAATTCTGCCGAGCCTGATGACCCAGCCCGGTCATGCTCTAACCCAGCCTAATCACCCCTGGAGCCTACTGCCTTAGCCTCAGCACTGCCTGAGCCTGTCACCTAGCCTAGTCACTTCTTCAACCTGCTAACCTGGCCTGGTCACCCCCTGAGCCTGCCACTCCGGCCTGGTCACCCCCTGAGCCTGCTGTCCAGCCTGCCACCCTTCTCTCTGGATCGCACTGCTCTGACTTGCCATGCTCACTATACCTCCTGCTGAAGGAATCTGGTAATGATGCTTCTCCACATGAGTTTTTCAGTTTCCTGTCTTAGCTGGATCTGTTTGTTCTCAGAGGGTTAAGAATGTAATTACAGCCACGTCAGGGCCTGCTGTGAGGCTATAAAATAAAAGCCTCAAGATGTCCTTCCTTCATCTCCCTAGCACCTCCTCCTCTCC encodes:
- the LOC113939766 gene encoding rab-interacting lysosomal protein isoform X2 — encoded protein: MEPGKAVPGAHSSGPRVAAGSGTAAELVYHLAGALGAELKELARRFGPEAAARLVPLVVRTLELLERAAVGPDPDSLQVSAQQAEVELRRLREENERLRRELRSGPQEERALLRQLKEVTDRQRDELRAHNRDLLQRSQETEALQEQLQRLLLVNAELRHKLAAVQTQLRAVRDRESERQLQRQGVVELARDQAGAAGYEQRQEPERATADAGAPGTPEDPAGALQQPGCPSKAGQCSFSREELEQILQERNELKANVFLLKEELAYFQRELLTDHRVPGLLVEAMKVAVKKQRKKIKAKMLGTPEEAESSDDEDSSWLLLSSDKRAHPPPTESRIQSFFGLSYQGETEDPEAQSSSVAPSELGGEEEAPQQSHLAPGGSPPSPQLLTSSAQHSTSIFVWGSQLPPET
- the LOC113939766 gene encoding rab-interacting lysosomal protein isoform X1, translated to MEPGKAVPGAHSSGPRVAAGSGTAAELVYHLAGALGAELKELARRFGPEAAARLVPLVVRTLELLERAAVGPDPDSLQVSAQQAEVELRRLREENERLRRELRSGPQEERALLRQLKEVTDRQRDELRAHNRDLLQRSQETEALQEQLQRLLLVNAELRHKLAAVQTQLRAVRDRESERQLQRQGVVELARDQAGAAGYEQRQEPERATADAGAPGTPEDPAGALQQPGCPSKAGQCSFSREELEQILQERNELKANVFLLKEELAYFQRELLTDHRVPGLLVEAMKVAVKKQRKKIKAKMLGTPEEAESSDDEDSSWLLLSSDKRAHPPPTESRIQSLYVGGRGRAKVVGVKEGPHLCSSPLSCSTDIHPAVPSSKHAPPSVGPGPFASSIPHSVLFSYCIPFPHHSLSP